In Marixanthomonas ophiurae, one genomic interval encodes:
- a CDS encoding RelA/SpoT family protein: MTEAVIEAEKKQLAKEYKKLLKISYRNLTADDKKLIRSAFDVAVDAHKDQRRKSGEAYVFHPIAVAKIVAAEIGLDATSIAAALLHDVVEDTQYTLTDLEQLFGETVARIVDGLTKISNMPYDKDVSLQAENFRKMLLTLNEDIRVIIIKIADRLHNMQTMDSMPAHKQVKIASETLYIYAPMAHRIGLYNIKTELEDLGLKYTEPEVYNDIHSKIRDSKEEQDAYIEAFSKTLKDSFDSENLNYEIKGRPKSIFSIRRKMIAQNVSFDEVYDKFAVRIIYKSDLENEKFLAWKIYSIVTDHFRPNPMRLRDWISSPKSTGYEALHITVMGPKGRWVEVQIRSERMNEIAEKGYAAHYKYKNKEKEDGGLDDWLNKLQETLENSEISAVDFVEEFKLNLYAKEIFVFTPKGDLFSLPKGSTALDFAFQVHTEVGMHTRGTKVNGKLVPLSHVLKSGDQVEIITSEKSNPSANWLDYVTTGRARSKIKSSLKDEKKQIAEEGKAVLARKLKSLKITLDEKTINQLVVFFKVKTSLDLFYRVGAGIIDNQKLKDFAASRSNAFVNFFKNKIRKPDKPQDVNKEEITEKYDQLVFGKEEEKLDYKMANCCNPIPGDDVFGFVTVNEGIKVHKQNCPNALQLQSNYNYRIMKAKWIDSTQREFKAKLVITGIDAVGLVNNVTKLISNNMNIDMRGVHFDSDDGVFNGKITVVVKNKNVLDNLVLKLKKINGIDKVTRV, translated from the coding sequence ATGACCGAAGCCGTTATAGAAGCCGAAAAGAAACAACTCGCCAAGGAGTATAAAAAATTGCTTAAAATTAGTTACCGCAACCTTACTGCGGATGATAAAAAACTAATTAGAAGTGCTTTTGATGTAGCCGTAGATGCCCACAAGGACCAACGGCGAAAAAGTGGTGAGGCGTACGTATTTCACCCAATAGCCGTAGCGAAAATAGTAGCTGCCGAAATTGGGCTGGATGCAACTTCTATTGCTGCAGCTTTACTTCACGATGTAGTAGAAGATACCCAATACACTTTAACAGACTTAGAACAACTGTTTGGAGAAACCGTGGCTCGCATTGTAGATGGTTTAACTAAAATCTCTAATATGCCGTACGACAAAGACGTATCGTTACAGGCTGAGAATTTTAGAAAAATGTTGCTCACGCTTAATGAAGATATTCGGGTTATCATCATAAAAATTGCTGATCGTTTGCACAATATGCAGACAATGGATAGCATGCCAGCACACAAACAGGTTAAAATTGCTTCGGAAACATTATACATTTATGCTCCAATGGCTCACCGCATTGGATTATATAACATTAAAACTGAACTCGAAGATTTAGGCTTAAAATATACAGAGCCTGAAGTTTATAATGATATTCATAGTAAAATAAGGGATAGTAAGGAAGAACAAGATGCTTATATTGAAGCTTTTTCCAAAACCCTGAAAGATTCGTTTGATTCAGAAAATTTAAATTATGAAATAAAAGGCCGCCCAAAATCAATTTTTTCCATCCGAAGAAAAATGATTGCTCAAAACGTGAGTTTTGATGAAGTGTACGATAAGTTTGCTGTGCGTATTATTTATAAAAGTGATCTTGAAAATGAAAAATTTCTCGCTTGGAAAATATACTCAATTGTAACCGATCACTTTAGGCCCAACCCAATGCGCTTACGAGATTGGATTTCTTCACCGAAATCTACTGGTTATGAAGCTCTTCACATTACCGTTATGGGACCAAAAGGTAGATGGGTAGAAGTACAGATTCGCAGCGAACGTATGAACGAAATTGCCGAAAAAGGCTACGCCGCCCATTATAAATACAAAAACAAAGAAAAAGAAGACGGCGGGCTTGATGATTGGCTAAATAAGTTACAAGAAACGCTTGAAAATTCTGAAATCAGTGCTGTAGATTTTGTCGAAGAATTTAAACTAAATCTGTATGCAAAAGAAATATTTGTATTTACACCTAAAGGCGACTTATTTTCTTTACCCAAAGGCTCCACTGCTTTAGATTTTGCTTTTCAAGTACATACCGAAGTAGGAATGCATACTAGAGGGACAAAAGTAAACGGAAAGTTAGTTCCCTTAAGCCACGTACTAAAAAGTGGTGATCAAGTAGAGATTATTACTTCAGAAAAAAGTAACCCCTCTGCTAACTGGCTTGATTATGTAACCACAGGTAGGGCTCGCTCAAAAATAAAATCATCGTTAAAAGACGAGAAAAAGCAAATTGCCGAAGAAGGGAAAGCTGTATTAGCACGTAAATTAAAATCGCTGAAAATTACTTTAGACGAAAAAACCATTAATCAATTAGTCGTTTTTTTTAAAGTAAAAACTAGTTTAGATCTCTTTTATCGTGTAGGTGCTGGTATAATTGATAATCAAAAATTAAAAGACTTTGCTGCTTCGCGAAGCAATGCTTTTGTAAATTTCTTTAAAAATAAAATACGAAAACCAGATAAACCTCAAGATGTAAACAAAGAGGAAATTACTGAAAAATATGATCAACTTGTCTTTGGCAAAGAAGAAGAAAAGTTGGATTACAAAATGGCGAATTGTTGTAATCCTATTCCTGGGGACGATGTATTTGGTTTCGTCACTGTAAATGAAGGCATAAAAGTACATAAACAAAACTGTCCTAATGCACTGCAACTGCAGAGCAACTACAATTACCGTATTATGAAAGCCAAATGGATTGATTCTACCCAACGTGAGTTTAAAGCTAAGTTGGTGATAACAGGAATCGATGCAGTTGGACTCGTTAACAATGTCACCAAACTAATATCAAATAATATGAACATAGATATGAGAGGTGTTCATTTTGATAGTGATGACGGGGTTTTCAATGGAAAAATAACTGTAGTGGTAAAAAATAAAAATGTATTGGACAATCTAGTTCTGAAATTGAAAAAAATAAACGGAATAGATAAAGTTACACGAGTTTAA